The Hymenobacter sp. GOD-10R genome includes a window with the following:
- a CDS encoding DNA repair ATPase, with translation MEAQAPTQLETGTYEILRNRLLKSSTELRQRLDKLNAERKQVFGAVDTRLIGTGRITTENNCVPWDMVPVGQRFLFGYNVVLGLKAEPDLADVFGAYEYAEHEFHPLGLELLQNPQFLEEFRNLYRYYKNTQFVKFAVIGAHLFMVFRVGKSASDVKTFKWLIQGDTLTYLDNRSDHEYTFPPQHEFQWKRATRDMQRGGKHPHISIEDKVFVETIGGDLTIKVEDNTTTGQGILAEPVDDKDQSLDDSEIYYAVVGNLILLKIRPYQEQQYRYFIFNYRLKTAQRLDALAEACVLLPDGQGLIFPHGFYLQTGDNKLFDNGLRDMLFEKRLASPNGEDFLYVFYQKEAGTYLLLSYNRIAQRVDNPIVCHGYALFENGELCYFRADDEPKKHHAVQIWQTPYTAPDFELPVTSDSYLYKLGNKEIVRAMSEVQEVLTLTSKDDSYAGLYLDLIRQTTALTDSYHWLREPAAQNLAEPLGEIRQTATAAVEEFEKVQSIRKNTAQQTQAVFQKADELTARIRRAAPDTVTEFVQLLGELRAVRGQVISLKELRYVELPTVEQHAATLDTLSKEVATQTVEFLLKPDALAPYSQRVQAIADSVEQVQKTVEADQREQETATVAQELELLIEVVSNLPIPDSTQTTAIIDNISTVYARFNQIRAALKRRRQALAGTEAQAEFTAQLKLLEQALTNYLDLADTPAKCDEYLTKLMVQLEELEGKFPDFDQFLSQLTSRREQVVEAFEAKKVALVAARNQRATALLQSAERLLKAVQSRVSRLESVADINGYFAADVMVEKVRQTAQELLNLGDSVKADVVQSRLKTVREDAVGQLRDRADLFTDGGQTIKFGPHAFTVNTQPLDLTMVLRDGDLHYHLTGTNFFQKVDNPAVLAARAVWEQTAVSENQEVYRAEYLAWRILQAAQHPAPADLDTGRPAVLSISDLAHLSQAELLTYVQQFMAPRYQEGYLKGVHDHDAALLLAALVRLTRSADLLRYPADTRAAASLFWLRFADPDQRAHWERQLQGIGVLLQVFPESQEFDELKAELQAAVEGFAQATGLFTLGQVLEAGDYLFHELTHTGNFIIAAEAAELYQQFQKSLQGRQATELFQQSVIGLQDQPAAQLLLIRQWLQAYLRQAPSATTLADFCNECAVLLLTTTYEAARVVHTPLRETLTGFQGTHPRIVANNEGSAAINEYLLNFPDFRRRLLHYDRTTVPQFEAFQELKKQLLVQAAADLRLEDFRPRVLTSFVRNRLIDQVYLPLIGANLAKQIGTAGEGKRTDLMGLLLLISPPGYGKTTLLEYVANRLGLIFMKINGPAIGHAVTSVDPAQAPNAGARQELEKLNLAFEMGDNVMIYLDDIQHCHPEFLQKFISLCDAQRKIEGVYQGRARTYDFRGRKVCVVMAGNPYTESGEVFRIPDMLANRADIYNLGNILTAGSEEAFRLSYLENALTSNTALARLATQSPQDVPALIRLAETGQADGLSFEGNHAPEELNEYVAVLQKLVRLRDVVARVNAAYIASAAQADAYRTEPPFKLQGSYRNMNKLAEKVRPVMNAQEIEQLLASHYEGEAQTLTSATEANLLKLRELLGWLTPAEETRWQEIKTTFRDNLRNSGAGQLLQMLDKLESIAGGLSGIREVLKRP, from the coding sequence ATGGAAGCTCAAGCCCCCACCCAACTCGAAACCGGCACCTACGAAATCCTGCGCAACCGCCTGCTCAAAAGCAGCACCGAGTTGCGGCAGCGCCTGGACAAGCTGAACGCGGAGCGCAAGCAGGTGTTTGGGGCGGTAGATACGCGCCTTATTGGCACCGGCCGCATTACCACCGAGAATAACTGCGTGCCCTGGGACATGGTACCGGTAGGGCAACGGTTTCTTTTTGGGTACAACGTGGTGCTGGGCCTGAAGGCGGAGCCGGATTTAGCCGACGTATTCGGGGCGTACGAGTATGCTGAGCACGAATTTCACCCCTTAGGCCTGGAGTTGCTGCAGAACCCGCAGTTTCTGGAGGAGTTCCGCAACCTGTACCGCTACTACAAGAACACGCAGTTCGTGAAGTTTGCAGTGATTGGGGCGCACCTGTTTATGGTGTTTCGGGTGGGCAAGAGTGCTTCGGATGTGAAGACGTTCAAGTGGCTCATACAGGGCGACACGCTCACCTACCTCGACAACCGCTCGGACCACGAATACACCTTTCCGCCCCAACACGAGTTCCAGTGGAAGCGCGCCACCCGCGACATGCAGCGCGGCGGCAAGCACCCCCACATCAGCATCGAAGACAAGGTGTTCGTGGAAACCATCGGCGGCGACCTGACCATCAAAGTCGAGGATAATACGACTACGGGGCAAGGTATCTTGGCCGAGCCCGTTGATGATAAGGACCAGTCGCTGGATGACTCGGAAATCTACTACGCGGTAGTCGGCAACCTCATTCTGCTCAAAATTCGGCCTTACCAGGAGCAGCAGTACCGTTACTTTATCTTCAACTACCGGCTCAAAACGGCCCAGCGCCTCGACGCGCTGGCGGAAGCGTGCGTGCTGCTGCCGGATGGGCAAGGCCTCATCTTTCCGCATGGCTTTTACCTGCAAACTGGCGACAACAAACTCTTCGACAATGGCTTGCGCGACATGCTGTTTGAGAAGCGCCTAGCTTCGCCCAACGGGGAAGATTTTCTCTACGTTTTCTATCAGAAGGAAGCAGGCACTTACCTACTACTGAGCTACAACCGCATTGCCCAGCGCGTCGACAACCCGATTGTTTGCCACGGCTACGCGCTATTTGAAAACGGGGAGCTGTGCTACTTCCGCGCTGACGACGAGCCCAAGAAGCACCACGCCGTACAGATCTGGCAGACGCCCTACACCGCGCCCGATTTTGAGTTGCCGGTCACGTCCGATTCGTACCTCTATAAGCTAGGCAATAAGGAAATTGTGCGGGCTATGAGCGAGGTGCAGGAGGTACTAACGCTCACTAGCAAAGATGACTCGTACGCCGGCCTCTACCTCGACCTCATCCGCCAAACGACTGCCCTCACCGACAGCTACCACTGGCTGCGCGAGCCGGCGGCCCAAAATCTAGCTGAGCCGCTGGGCGAAATCCGCCAGACGGCCACGGCGGCTGTGGAGGAGTTTGAAAAGGTACAGAGCATTCGCAAAAACACGGCGCAGCAAACCCAGGCGGTTTTCCAGAAGGCCGATGAGCTGACGGCCCGCATTCGTCGTGCCGCGCCCGATACCGTCACGGAGTTTGTGCAGTTGCTGGGCGAGCTGCGCGCAGTTCGAGGGCAGGTCATTTCCTTGAAAGAGCTCCGCTACGTGGAGTTGCCCACCGTGGAGCAGCACGCCGCCACCCTCGACACGCTGAGCAAGGAAGTAGCGACCCAAACCGTAGAATTCCTGCTAAAGCCGGATGCGCTGGCGCCCTACAGCCAGCGCGTGCAAGCCATTGCCGACAGCGTGGAGCAGGTGCAGAAAACCGTGGAAGCCGACCAGCGCGAGCAGGAAACCGCCACCGTAGCGCAGGAGCTAGAGTTGTTGATTGAGGTGGTGAGCAACCTGCCCATCCCCGACTCAACCCAAACCACGGCCATCATCGACAACATCTCCACGGTGTATGCCCGCTTCAACCAGATTCGGGCGGCCCTGAAAAGGCGGCGGCAAGCCCTAGCTGGCACCGAGGCCCAGGCCGAATTTACGGCTCAACTAAAGCTGTTGGAGCAGGCCCTGACCAACTACCTCGACCTAGCTGATACGCCCGCCAAGTGCGACGAGTATCTAACTAAGCTCATGGTGCAGCTGGAGGAGCTGGAAGGTAAGTTCCCCGATTTCGACCAGTTCTTGAGCCAACTGACCAGTCGGCGCGAGCAAGTAGTGGAGGCATTTGAAGCTAAGAAAGTAGCCTTGGTTGCGGCTCGTAATCAGCGTGCTACGGCCTTGCTGCAAAGCGCCGAGCGCCTCCTGAAAGCCGTGCAGAGCCGCGTGAGTCGCCTGGAATCGGTAGCCGACATCAACGGGTACTTCGCTGCCGATGTGATGGTGGAGAAGGTGCGTCAAACGGCACAAGAGCTTCTCAACCTAGGTGACTCCGTGAAGGCCGACGTCGTGCAGAGCCGCCTGAAAACCGTGCGCGAAGATGCCGTGGGCCAGCTCCGCGACCGGGCTGATTTATTTACCGACGGCGGCCAAACGATTAAGTTCGGCCCTCACGCTTTCACGGTCAACACCCAACCACTGGACCTGACAATGGTACTCCGCGACGGCGACCTGCACTACCACCTTACTGGTACCAACTTCTTCCAGAAAGTGGACAACCCAGCCGTGCTGGCAGCCCGCGCGGTCTGGGAGCAAACGGCCGTGTCGGAAAACCAGGAGGTGTACCGGGCTGAATACCTAGCTTGGCGCATCCTACAAGCGGCGCAGCACCCCGCGCCCGCCGACCTCGATACTGGCCGGCCCGCCGTGCTGTCCATTTCTGACCTAGCTCACTTAAGCCAGGCAGAACTGCTGACCTACGTGCAGCAATTTATGGCTCCGCGCTATCAGGAAGGCTACCTCAAAGGGGTGCATGACCACGACGCGGCCTTGCTGCTCGCGGCCTTGGTGCGCCTCACCCGCAGCGCCGACTTGCTACGCTACCCCGCCGACACGCGCGCCGCCGCGAGCTTGTTTTGGCTTCGGTTCGCTGATCCCGACCAACGAGCGCACTGGGAGCGGCAGCTACAAGGCATTGGCGTGCTGCTCCAGGTTTTCCCCGAGTCGCAGGAATTTGACGAGCTTAAAGCGGAGCTACAAGCGGCCGTGGAAGGCTTCGCGCAGGCTACCGGCTTGTTTACCCTAGGTCAGGTGCTCGAAGCGGGCGATTATCTGTTTCACGAGCTAACTCATACCGGTAACTTCATTATTGCCGCGGAGGCGGCAGAGTTGTATCAGCAGTTCCAGAAGTCGTTGCAGGGGCGGCAGGCCACGGAGTTGTTTCAGCAGTCGGTCATTGGGTTGCAAGATCAGCCAGCGGCTCAGCTACTTCTGATTCGGCAATGGTTACAGGCGTATTTGCGGCAGGCACCCTCGGCTACTACACTGGCCGATTTTTGCAATGAGTGCGCCGTGTTGCTGCTCACCACCACCTACGAGGCGGCGCGGGTGGTGCACACCCCGTTGCGCGAAACCTTGACCGGCTTTCAAGGCACACACCCGCGGATTGTGGCGAATAATGAAGGCTCCGCAGCTATCAACGAGTATCTCCTAAATTTCCCCGATTTCCGGCGGCGCTTGCTGCACTACGACCGCACCACGGTGCCGCAGTTCGAGGCTTTTCAGGAGCTAAAAAAGCAGCTATTAGTCCAAGCCGCTGCCGATTTGCGTCTCGAAGATTTCCGCCCGCGCGTACTCACTTCCTTCGTGCGCAACCGTCTCATCGACCAAGTGTATCTCCCTCTGATCGGGGCGAACCTAGCCAAGCAGATCGGCACGGCGGGTGAGGGCAAGCGCACTGACTTGATGGGTCTGTTGCTGCTCATCTCGCCGCCCGGCTACGGCAAAACAACATTGCTGGAATACGTAGCCAACCGTCTGGGGCTCATCTTTATGAAGATCAACGGTCCGGCCATCGGTCACGCCGTCACCAGTGTTGACCCCGCGCAAGCGCCCAACGCGGGTGCGCGGCAGGAGCTAGAGAAGCTAAACCTAGCTTTTGAGATGGGCGACAATGTGATGATCTACCTGGACGACATTCAGCACTGTCATCCCGAGTTCCTGCAAAAGTTTATTTCCCTCTGCGACGCCCAGCGCAAAATTGAGGGCGTGTACCAGGGCCGGGCCCGCACCTATGATTTCCGCGGCCGCAAGGTGTGCGTGGTGATGGCCGGCAACCCCTACACGGAGAGCGGCGAAGTATTCCGCATCCCCGACATGCTCGCCAACCGCGCCGACATTTACAACCTAGGGAATATTCTCACGGCCGGCTCCGAAGAAGCGTTTCGCCTCTCCTACCTCGAAAACGCCCTGACCAGCAACACCGCCCTAGCTCGCCTAGCCACCCAGAGCCCCCAAGACGTGCCCGCCCTCATTCGCCTGGCCGAAACTGGTCAAGCCGATGGCCTTAGCTTCGAGGGTAACCATGCCCCCGAGGAGTTAAACGAATACGTGGCCGTGCTCCAAAAGCTGGTGCGTCTTCGCGACGTAGTAGCCCGCGTAAACGCCGCTTACATTGCCAGCGCCGCCCAGGCCGACGCCTACCGCACCGAGCCGCCGTTCAAGCTCCAAGGCTCGTACCGCAACATGAACAAGCTAGCTGAAAAGGTGCGCCCCGTGATGAACGCGCAGGAAATTGAGCAATTGTTAGCCTCCCACTACGAAGGCGAAGCCCAAACCCTAACCAGCGCTACCGAGGCTAACCTACTCAAGCTGCGCGAATTGCTCGGCTGGCTCACGCCCGCAGAAGAAACCCGCTGGCAAGAAATCAAAACCACTTTCCGCGACAACCTCCGCAACTCCGGCGCCGGCCAGCTCCTGCAAATGCTCGACAAGCTGGAAAGCATTGCGGGTGGGTTAAGTGGGATTCGAGAGGTGCTAAAACGTCCTTAA
- a CDS encoding DUF3592 domain-containing protein gives MQFTPDQLPTVLIGLLLLWLGVRFRRQYRRLRQQGVLTTGIVVGHNDGPIVTFHTTDQQSITVKPSFNSSKSHYYTGKSVSLYYNPDNPHDFVLDTLEHQAMPFLFIIGGIIFFVGGLCIQLR, from the coding sequence ATGCAGTTTACGCCCGATCAGCTTCCGACTGTCCTTATTGGCCTTCTGCTATTGTGGTTAGGCGTGCGTTTCAGACGTCAGTATCGCCGCCTTCGTCAACAAGGAGTCCTTACTACTGGTATCGTTGTTGGCCACAACGATGGCCCTATCGTTACTTTTCACACAACAGATCAACAATCAATAACGGTGAAGCCTTCGTTTAACTCTTCGAAATCTCACTACTACACAGGGAAGTCTGTCAGTCTGTATTACAACCCTGATAACCCGCATGATTTTGTTCTCGACACGCTGGAGCATCAGGCCATGCCTTTTTTATTCATCATCGGGGGTATCATCTTTTTCGTCGGTGGACTTTGTATACAATTAAGATGA
- a CDS encoding SDR family oxidoreductase: protein MEEENKLNRRQILTGLGASLAVAAVSPVLSAEGANNAAEVAAEPLKDPTTAYPKPPFKPQEQPWPALASKMEPRPDHGENSYKGSGRLKGRKALITGGDSGMGRAAAIAFAREGADVAINYLPAEEPDAQEVVKLIKAAGQKAVAIPGDLRDEAFCKKLVDDAVRQLGGLDIVVSNAARQQSHESILDISTEQFDWTIKTNIYAPFWIIKAALPHLKPGSAIIGTTSEQATDPSADLYDYAQTKAATTNFVRSLAKQLGPKGIRVNGVAPGPIWTPLQVAKGGSTPEKQQKFGGDTPLGRPGQPAELASIYVQLADPGASYATGQIYGAAGGKGHP, encoded by the coding sequence ATGGAAGAAGAAAATAAACTCAATCGTCGCCAGATACTTACCGGTCTTGGCGCTAGCCTGGCTGTTGCCGCTGTAAGCCCTGTATTATCTGCCGAAGGAGCAAATAATGCCGCTGAGGTAGCCGCCGAACCATTGAAAGATCCGACCACGGCCTACCCCAAACCGCCGTTTAAACCGCAGGAGCAGCCCTGGCCGGCACTGGCCAGCAAAATGGAGCCGCGCCCCGACCACGGCGAGAACAGCTACAAAGGTTCGGGCCGCCTGAAAGGCCGCAAAGCGCTGATTACGGGCGGCGACTCCGGCATGGGCCGTGCCGCCGCCATTGCCTTCGCTCGCGAAGGTGCCGACGTTGCCATCAACTACCTGCCCGCCGAGGAGCCCGACGCCCAAGAAGTGGTGAAGCTCATCAAGGCGGCCGGGCAGAAAGCCGTGGCTATTCCCGGCGACCTGCGCGACGAAGCCTTTTGTAAGAAGCTCGTGGATGACGCTGTGCGTCAGCTAGGTGGGTTGGATATTGTGGTCAGCAATGCTGCGCGACAACAGTCGCACGAGTCCATTCTGGACATCTCCACCGAGCAATTCGACTGGACAATCAAGACCAATATTTACGCGCCGTTCTGGATTATCAAAGCTGCGTTGCCGCACCTAAAGCCCGGCTCGGCCATCATTGGTACCACCTCCGAACAGGCCACCGACCCCTCCGCCGACCTCTACGACTATGCGCAAACGAAAGCCGCTACCACCAACTTTGTACGGTCGCTGGCTAAGCAGCTCGGGCCTAAAGGCATCCGCGTGAATGGCGTAGCTCCTGGCCCCATCTGGACGCCCTTGCAGGTAGCCAAAGGAGGCTCCACCCCAGAAAAGCAGCAGAAGTTTGGCGGTGACACGCCCCTAGGTCGGCCCGGTCAGCCCGCTGAGCTAGCTTCGATTTACGTGCAGCTCGCCGACCCCGGCGCCAGCTACGCTACCGGTCAGATATATGGTGCCGCCGGTGGTAAAGGTCATCCGTAG
- a CDS encoding DUF4886 domain-containing protein, with the protein MPLHFLNTVRRLTLLGLGLGFATLATAQPSPATKPMTKAAGKKPVIILFVGNSFFHGHFEPVLKYNTAAITDENATVPERSPRHERGGPWGGIPAIFKKLTDEAGLAYEVHLESISGMPLKFHYDSARAVVDKPGWDAVVLQEHSMWTLPARRTGHPDLFQEYGTRLEQTVHARNPSAKVYLYETWARADQTYPEGKAYSGLPVDSMTQDLNRGYYGLAQQNGHMAGVAPAGDAWLRAIKEGVAIRNPYSPEAGKVNLWGADNYHPSNWGSYLNACVLFAEITGKDPRTLGAKEQAAADLGITPQDAERLQRVAAEQVRAARKAAPLKKS; encoded by the coding sequence ATGCCACTACACTTCCTCAACACAGTACGCCGCTTAACCTTGCTAGGTCTGGGGCTAGGTTTTGCTACGCTAGCTACCGCGCAACCTTCCCCGGCGACCAAACCGATGACCAAAGCTGCGGGGAAGAAGCCCGTGATAATTCTGTTCGTTGGGAACAGCTTCTTCCATGGGCATTTTGAGCCCGTGCTGAAGTACAACACCGCTGCCATTACCGACGAAAATGCGACAGTGCCCGAGCGCAGCCCACGGCACGAGCGAGGTGGGCCGTGGGGCGGCATTCCGGCCATTTTCAAGAAGCTCACCGACGAAGCAGGGCTAGCCTATGAAGTACATTTAGAGTCGATTAGCGGCATGCCCTTAAAGTTTCACTACGACAGTGCCCGCGCCGTAGTCGATAAACCAGGTTGGGACGCAGTGGTATTGCAAGAGCACAGCATGTGGACGCTCCCTGCCCGCCGCACCGGCCACCCTGATTTGTTCCAAGAGTACGGCACTCGCTTGGAGCAAACCGTGCACGCCCGCAACCCTAGCGCCAAGGTATACCTCTACGAAACCTGGGCCCGCGCCGACCAAACCTACCCCGAGGGCAAAGCCTACAGCGGCCTGCCCGTCGACTCGATGACCCAGGATTTGAACCGCGGCTACTACGGGCTAGCTCAGCAGAACGGCCACATGGCCGGCGTGGCGCCCGCCGGCGATGCGTGGCTGCGGGCTATCAAGGAAGGCGTAGCCATTCGCAACCCCTACAGCCCCGAAGCCGGCAAAGTCAACCTATGGGGCGCCGATAACTACCACCCTAGCAACTGGGGTTCGTACCTGAACGCCTGCGTGCTGTTTGCCGAAATAACCGGTAAAGATCCGCGTACACTTGGTGCCAAAGAGCAAGCCGCCGCCGACCTAGGTATTACGCCCCAAGATGCCGAACGGCTGCAACGCGTTGCAGCCGAGCAAGTGCGTGCCGCCCGCAAAGCCGCGCCGCTGAAGAAAAGTTAG
- a CDS encoding glycoside hydrolase family 97 protein: MKHYLFSAEPLRLKARRTLVFLCLCLLWQVAKAQEIKSPNTQLTLQFALQNGGVPTYHLTYKGRDVIKPSKLGLELKNAPALMNGFTVADTKQRSFDETWQPVWGEVKSIRNHYNELAVTLTQAETQRTIRVRFRLYDDGLGFRYEFPRQPKLDYFTIKEERTQFALAGDHKAFWLPGDYDTQEYSTVTSNLSQVRGLMKAATTPNASQTPFSPTGVQTPLMLKSKDGLYINIHEAALIDYSAMHLELDDKNFVLESHLTPDAVGDKGLIQTPANSPWRTIIVSDRAGAILESKLVLNLNEPTKYKDVSWIKPVKYVGVWWEMITGKSTWSYTNLENIKLDSVDYSKVKPNGTHGANTAHVKEYIDFAAKHGFDAVLVEGWNTGWEDWFGKHKDYVFDFVTPYPDFDVAELNRYAASKNVKIIMHHETSGSVRNYERHLDSAFQFMNKYGYNAVKTGYVGDIVPLGHHHYDQWVNNHYQYVLEKAAEHKIMVNGHEAVRPTGLARTYPNLIGNEAARGTEYESFGGNNADHTTILPFTRLIGGPMDYTPGIFQTKVSAYNPQNTSFVHSTLARQLALYVTMYSPLQMAADLPETYNKHLDAFQFIKDVAVDWDDTKVLEAEPGDYITYARKAKGKSSWFVGSTCDENGRTSKIDLAFLDPGKKYVATIYTDAKNAHYEKNPQAYQIRKVNVTNKTKLSQYCAPGGGYAISVVEAGK; encoded by the coding sequence ATGAAGCACTACCTATTCTCCGCCGAGCCGTTGCGTCTGAAGGCTCGTCGCACCCTTGTTTTCCTCTGTTTGTGTTTGCTCTGGCAGGTTGCCAAAGCGCAGGAAATCAAGTCGCCCAATACCCAGCTCACGCTGCAGTTTGCCCTCCAAAACGGCGGCGTGCCCACCTACCACCTCACCTACAAAGGCCGCGACGTTATCAAGCCCAGCAAGCTAGGTCTAGAGCTGAAAAATGCGCCGGCCCTGATGAACGGCTTCACGGTCGCTGACACCAAGCAGCGCAGCTTCGATGAAACTTGGCAGCCAGTGTGGGGCGAGGTGAAAAGCATTCGCAACCACTACAACGAGCTGGCCGTGACGCTCACCCAGGCCGAAACCCAGCGCACAATCCGGGTGCGCTTTCGCCTCTACGACGACGGCCTAGGTTTTCGCTACGAGTTTCCGCGCCAGCCCAAGCTCGACTACTTCACCATTAAGGAAGAACGCACGCAGTTTGCGCTGGCCGGCGACCACAAAGCCTTCTGGCTGCCCGGCGACTACGACACCCAGGAGTACAGCACCGTCACGAGCAACCTCTCGCAGGTACGCGGCCTGATGAAAGCCGCCACCACACCCAACGCCTCGCAGACGCCGTTTTCGCCCACGGGCGTGCAAACCCCGCTCATGCTCAAAAGCAAAGACGGGCTCTACATTAACATTCACGAAGCTGCCCTGATCGATTACTCGGCCATGCACCTGGAGCTGGATGACAAGAACTTCGTATTGGAGTCGCACCTGACGCCCGACGCCGTCGGTGACAAAGGTCTGATCCAGACGCCGGCCAATTCACCTTGGCGCACGATCATCGTCAGCGACCGGGCCGGTGCCATTCTGGAATCAAAGCTAGTGCTGAACCTGAACGAGCCCACCAAGTACAAGGACGTGTCCTGGATCAAGCCCGTGAAGTACGTGGGCGTGTGGTGGGAGATGATTACGGGCAAAAGCACGTGGTCGTACACGAACTTGGAAAACATCAAGCTCGATTCCGTTGACTATTCCAAGGTAAAGCCCAACGGTACCCACGGCGCCAACACCGCCCACGTGAAGGAGTACATCGACTTTGCCGCCAAACATGGCTTTGACGCGGTGCTGGTAGAAGGCTGGAACACAGGCTGGGAAGACTGGTTCGGCAAGCACAAAGACTACGTGTTCGACTTCGTGACGCCTTATCCGGACTTCGATGTGGCCGAGCTGAACCGCTACGCTGCTAGCAAGAATGTGAAGATCATTATGCACCACGAAACCTCGGGCTCGGTGCGCAACTACGAGCGCCACCTCGACTCGGCGTTTCAGTTCATGAACAAATACGGCTACAACGCGGTGAAAACCGGCTACGTGGGCGACATCGTGCCGCTGGGCCACCACCACTACGACCAGTGGGTGAACAACCACTACCAATACGTGCTGGAGAAAGCCGCCGAGCACAAGATCATGGTCAACGGCCACGAAGCTGTGCGCCCCACCGGCCTAGCGCGCACCTACCCGAACCTGATCGGCAATGAAGCCGCCCGCGGCACCGAATACGAGTCGTTTGGCGGCAACAACGCCGACCACACCACTATTCTGCCCTTCACCCGCCTTATCGGCGGTCCCATGGACTACACGCCCGGCATCTTCCAGACCAAGGTGAGTGCCTATAATCCGCAGAATACGTCCTTTGTGCACAGCACTTTGGCCCGACAGCTAGCTCTGTACGTGACCATGTACAGCCCCCTGCAAATGGCCGCCGACCTGCCCGAAACCTACAATAAGCACCTCGATGCCTTTCAATTCATCAAGGACGTGGCCGTGGACTGGGACGACACCAAAGTGCTCGAAGCAGAGCCCGGCGACTACATCACCTACGCCCGCAAGGCCAAGGGCAAGAGCAGCTGGTTTGTCGGCAGCACCTGCGACGAAAACGGCCGCACCTCTAAAATTGACCTAGCTTTCCTGGACCCTGGCAAAAAGTACGTGGCCACCATCTACACCGACGCCAAGAACGCCCACTACGAGAAGAACCCCCAAGCTTATCAGATCCGCAAAGTCAACGTGACCAACAAGACCAAGCTGAGCCAGTACTGCGCGCCCGGCGGCGGCTACGCCATCAGCGTGGTAGAAGCTGGTAAGTAG
- a CDS encoding threonine aldolase family protein has translation MILFTNDYTEGCHPAILEALTRTNLSQQVGYGFDEFSTQAIELLRSQLENPAADVHFVHGGTIANLLVLNAFLKSYESVIAAQTGHIFVHEAGAIEATGHKIEVAATPDGKLRPEDVAPLLQKSPPYHTVKPRVVYISNSTEIGTTYTKDELTALSEYCRANGLLLYLDGARLPMALAASTNLTLADIGRLTDAFYLGGTKCGALLGEAIVINNPALQPDFKYHLKQRGALLAKGRVLGVQFATLLQDGLLFELAAHANAMAQKIARVVQELGYHLLTVSETNQIFPILPNTVIDQLKGEFGFYVWKQVDAQQSAIRLITSWATPAHAVDQFIEALRTYSRA, from the coding sequence ATGATTCTGTTCACCAACGATTACACTGAAGGGTGTCACCCCGCTATTCTGGAAGCACTAACGCGTACCAATTTGTCGCAGCAGGTTGGCTATGGCTTCGATGAATTCTCTACGCAAGCCATTGAGTTGTTAAGGAGCCAACTCGAAAATCCGGCGGCAGACGTGCATTTCGTACACGGCGGCACCATCGCCAACCTGCTCGTGCTAAATGCCTTCCTGAAGTCGTATGAGTCGGTTATTGCGGCCCAAACGGGTCATATTTTCGTGCACGAGGCGGGCGCCATTGAGGCTACGGGGCACAAAATCGAAGTAGCCGCCACACCCGATGGTAAGTTGCGGCCGGAAGACGTGGCGCCATTACTTCAAAAATCGCCGCCCTACCACACGGTAAAGCCGCGGGTAGTGTACATCTCTAATTCCACCGAAATCGGTACCACCTACACCAAGGACGAGCTGACGGCTCTCTCGGAGTATTGCCGCGCCAATGGCCTGCTGCTCTACCTCGATGGCGCCCGCCTGCCCATGGCCCTCGCTGCCTCTACCAACCTAACCCTAGCCGACATTGGCCGGCTCACCGATGCGTTCTACCTAGGTGGCACAAAATGCGGTGCCCTGCTGGGCGAAGCCATCGTCATCAACAACCCCGCGTTGCAGCCCGACTTCAAATACCACCTAAAACAGCGGGGCGCCCTGCTCGCAAAAGGCCGGGTGCTCGGAGTGCAGTTTGCGACGCTTTTGCAGGATGGACTGCTGTTTGAGCTAGCAGCGCACGCCAATGCCATGGCGCAGAAAATAGCTCGCGTAGTGCAGGAGCTAGGGTATCACCTGCTAACCGTGTCCGAAACCAACCAGATCTTCCCCATTCTGCCTAACACCGTTATTGATCAACTCAAGGGTGAGTTCGGCTTTTACGTCTGGAAGCAAGTGGACGCGCAGCAGTCGGCCATCCGCCTGATTACCTCGTGGGCCACGCCGGCGCACGCCGTCGATCAGTTTATCGAGGCACTCCGTACCTATAGCCGAGCGTAG
- a CDS encoding NUDIX domain-containing protein has translation MIDKVAWLHLEEGKVLSTRSRGKDRYYFPGGKREPGETDAETLLREIEEELTVALDPASLLYAGTFEAQAHGHPEGVLVRMTCYRARYQGTLQPAAEIEELAWLTYKDRDRVSAVDQIIFDWLKERGLLTD, from the coding sequence ATGATTGACAAAGTAGCCTGGCTGCACCTGGAAGAAGGTAAAGTGCTGAGTACGCGCAGCCGTGGCAAAGACCGGTATTATTTTCCCGGCGGCAAACGCGAACCAGGCGAGACTGACGCTGAAACGCTGCTGCGCGAAATTGAGGAAGAGCTTACCGTTGCGCTCGACCCAGCTAGCCTGTTGTACGCAGGCACGTTTGAAGCCCAAGCCCACGGGCATCCGGAGGGTGTATTGGTGCGCATGACCTGCTACCGAGCCCGCTACCAAGGCACGCTGCAACCCGCTGCCGAAATCGAAGAACTGGCCTGGCTAACCTACAAAGACCGCGACCGGGTATCGGCGGTCGATCAAATCATTTTTGACTGGCTGAAGGAACGCGGCTTACTAACGGATTAG